The DNA window CTATACTGTTCCCCTCGCTGCCGGACTTCTCGGCAGTCTTCGGTGGTCCCCCACTGCCCGCTCCCGCCGCTGGATCAACTACGCCGGTCTTGCCCTCAGCTCCGCCTACCTCCTCTTTACGCTCGGCACCAAACTGTATGTCAATCAGGTCTTCGACCGCGCCCTGAACGCACAACAGCTTTCAACGACGCACGTCTTCACGAAGCCGACGCCGCTCAACTCCCTCCTCTGGACCGCCATTGCCGAATCCGACGACGGGTTCTACGTGGGGTACTACTCAATCCTCGACAGTGAGGACGACATCGACTTTCGGTACGTCCCCAAGAACCACCACCTTCTCGGCGATGCCGCCGATAATCCGATCGTAGAGCGACTGCGCTGGTTCTCACGAGGCTACTTCACCGTGCAGGAGACCCCGGACGGGACCCTCACGGTGCAGGATCTGCGCTTTGGGCGCAACGATCTCGGGCTCACCGATAGCGGAAAATACATCTTTACCTTTCACCTCCGCCGCGACGCGCAGGGAACCATCAGCGGCTTCACTCAAAAACGTCCCGAAATGCCGCTCAGCTGGTCCCTCGTCCGCCGCTTCGTCGACCGCATTCAGGGACAGCCCGTCTCTGCCTCTCCTATACATTCCCTCTCGACAGACGAGAAAACGCTGTAACTGGCCGGGCTCCCCCCGACCACATTCCGCTGAGGCGATTGATTCTGAGTCTCTCATCTCCGAGGTTGCCGATCCGTAGAGAACGACACCCTTGAGCTCCCCGCTACGACCAGAGGACGCTCGCCCACGGGTCCCTCCGTCGTCCTTTGCTCCCGACCGGCACAGCTCTTTCCATTTGCAGAACGACCTCTCTCTTATGAACGAGCTCTTCTCCCAAGGCTACCTCTCGGCGGAAACGCTGAACATGGCAGCCAACTATCTGCTGAAGGGCGTTGCCTTCATCATTATTCTCGTCGTGGGCCGCTACATTGCCCGCTGGGTGCGCGATCTGATCCGAGGGGGGCTCGACGCCCCTGGTGCCGATCGCACCCTGACGAAGTTTGTCGGCAACTTTGCCTACTACGGCATCTTCCTGCTGGCCCTCTTTGCGGGCCTTGAAACGGTCGGCGTCGAAACGGCGAGCTTCGTGGCCGTGCTTGCCGCCGCGAGTTTTGCCGTGGGCCTGGCCCTGCAGGGCACCCTCGCTAACTTTGCGGCGGGAATCATGCTGCTCGTCTTCCGTCCGTTTAGCGTCGGCGACTACGTCGACATCGCGGGAGAAACCGGATTTGTTCGCGAAATCCAGCTCTTCTTTACGCAGCTTCGAACCCGCGACAATCGCCTCATTATCGTTCCAAATGGCGACATCTTTGGAGCAACGATTGAAAACATTTTTGCCTACGACGAAATCCGCGTGGACTGCGACGTGGGCACCGACTATCCCGCCGACATCGACGAGACGCGCGAGGTGCTGCTGGACGCGGCCCGCAGCGTCGACGACCGGATCGAGGAAAAGGGCGAACAGGCGGCGCTCGTAGAGCTCGGCGGCTCGTCCATTAACTGGCAGGTGCGCATTTGGGCGGAGCCGGACAATTACTTCCGCCTGAAGCAAGAGCTGACGCGACAGGTCAAGTACAAGTTGGATGAGGCCGACATCGGCATTCCGTTCCCGCAGATGGACGTGCACCTCGACGAACTCAACGGCGAGGCCTAAACTGGGCAGCGCTTTCCCCTCGGCCTAAACAGTGCTCCCGAAAAAGACGGGGATCGTCGCGTGCTTCGTATTGCGTATTTCGTAAACGTAGACATTGTAGATACATAACACGGAATACGCACTTCAAATTTGTCCTTCCTACGAAAGCCGCACAGAGGGGGAACGCGCCTCCGGGGCTCCGCTACGAATCGACGACGCATCCACGCACTCTTTCCACAAACGCAACGACGACAACTCTATGCCTACACGCTCCGCAGACGCAACATGGGAGGGCAACCTACCCGACGGCAACGGCACCATGCGAATGGATAGCGGCTCCTACGAGGGCCCCTTCTCGTACCGCTCCCGCTTTGAAGAAGGCGACGGAACGAACCCCGAGGAGCTGATCGCGGCAGCACACGCCGGATGCTTCTCAATGGCCTTCTCCAACGTGCTGGACGAAGAAGGCTTTTCGCCAGAGTCGGTCGACACTACTGCCGACGTTACGCTCCGCATGCTGGAGGATGGGCCGGCCATCACCAAGATTCACCTCACGGCCACGGCTCACGTGCCTGACATCGACAATGACACCTTTCAGGAGCTGGCCGAGGCGGCCAAGGACGGCTGCCCGGTGTCGAAAGCGCTGGCCGGCTCGGAAATCACGCTGGATGCGACGCTGGAAACCTAAGCGCTTCCCCTTTTTCGACTCTGTTCCGCCCCGGTCCGCCTAACGGACAGGGGCGGTTTTTTATTGCACGGGGGCACAACGTAGACAATCCGATGCCAGCCAGCGAGGATCGTTGATCTTAAAAGGAACCGGCCCTCGCGAGACACACCTCGTGACTTTTTCGTTCTGAACCTTCCGGAGAAACATGCACAGATCACGTGGGCATTTGATATTATCTCACGTCTAAATGCAGTCTTCAGACACGGAGAGCCCCCTTCCTGACCAAGGGAAATGTTGCGTTCCTACGCTGCATGAAGCAGCTTCCGTAGCCTCGCTGACGTCGAGGCACTACAGATCATTTCATGCCCCGGAATTGGGCCCCGGATCTGTACCACGACAACGATACGCTAGAGACATGTTTAAAATATGTGTTCCATCTCTTATTATGGGAATCGTGCCGTTCTGACTCCCACCACCACCGCTTGCCATGCCGCTCGTTGCCACCCCGATCGCCCAGGCCCGAACGGACACCTCGATTCGCCGTCCCCTGTTCTTGTCTCGGGTGGAGGCCGGCTTTCCCAGTCCAGCGGACGATTACGTCGAAACGGACCTCGACCTGAACAACCTTCTCATCAAACGAGAATCCTCTACGTTCTTCGTCCGGGCCTCCGGAGGCTCAATGACTGAAGCCGGCATCCACAACGGCGACGTTATGATCGTGGACCGTGCCCTCGAACCAGAAGACGGTTCCGTGGTCGTCGCGGCCCTCGACGGCGACCTGACAGTCAAACGCTACCGGGTCTTCAGCGGCCAACCCTACCTCGTGCCCGAATCCGACGAGCACGACTCCATTCCTGTGAAGGCCGGTCAGGAGCTCGTCGTATGGGGAGTGGTAAAGCACGTGATTCACGAAGTGTCGTGAGCGCCCTGACTCCCCGTTCGTTCTGGCGGCGCTTTCTCCCTCTCCGTCCGATGGACACGGTCTTTGCCCTGATCGACTGCGAAAATTTTTACGTCTCCTGCGAGCGCGTTTTTGACCCATCGCTCCGAACGGTCCCGCTGGCAATCCTCTCCAACAATGATGGGTGCATCATTGCGAGGAGTGAGAAGATCAAGGCGGCCGGAATCCCCATGGGAGCGCCGTATTTCAAATGGGAAGAAACGCTTGACAAGATCGGAGCGCGTGTACGATCGAGCAACTACGCGCTTTACGGCGACATGTCGACCCGCGTGGCGTCGATTCTCGAACAGGATGCCCTGGCCGTCGAACGCTACTCAATCGACGAGTGCTTTCTCACCCTTCCAGCCCTTTCCCGACAAAATCTGTGGCGTGTGGGCGACAACATTCGCCGCAAAGTCCTGCGGTGGGTGGGCCTTCCCATTCGTGTGGGCATCGGTCCCACGAAAACGCTAGCCAAGGTGTCGGACGAAAACGCCAAGGCGCGAAAGAAAGCGGGGATGGGACGTGGCGTGTACGTGTGCCCGGACGAGCCGACGCGGGACGACTTCCTCCAGTGCGTGCCGGTGGAAGACGTGTGGGGGATCGGTCCCGCGTACGAAGAGTCGCTCACCGAAAAAGGGGTTTCCACGGCCGCCGAATTTCGTGCCCTCCCCGACCCATGGATTCGGACGGAAATGACCGTCGTCGGTCTCCGCATCGCCCGAGAGTTGCGGGGACATTCCTGCCTCGAGCTGGAGCTCGTCCGCCCCGACCGAAAGACCCTCGTGCGCTCCCGATCATTTGGGCAGACAGTGGAAACGAAAGACCACCTCCGACAGGCCCTCGCCAAGCATGCCCAACGGGCCGCCGAGAAACTTCGAGAGGAGGATCTCGTCGCGCGAGGCATCGAGGTGTTCATTACGACCAAACGCTTCGGGGCTCCCCCACACTACTCGAATCAGGTGGCCGCTCGCCTTGGCGGACACACCGCTCGGGGAACGCCCTTCGTTCGAGCGACGCGGCACCTCTTGGATCCGATTTATCGGTCGGGATACGGATACAAGAAAGCGGGCGTGCAACTCTACGACATCCGCCCCTCCCGTCCCCACCAGACAAGTCTGTTCGGGCGTCCGCGGGAAGAGGACGAGGATCTGATGAACGCGGTGGATCAGCTCAATACCGCGTACGGCAGAAATACCATTCATCTGGCCGCCACGGGCGTGGCTGAATCCCAGGAATGGGAAATGAAGCGACAGAATCGGTCCCCCCGATACACGACACGCTGGGACGAGCTCCCAACGGCGACGATCTGAGTCTCCGCCTACCCACACCGCGAAACCGCCTCACGACACCACCGTCATCACGATCTTTCCGGCGTTCTCGTTGTTCTCCATACGCCGGTGCGCATCGGCGACCTCCGTCCAGTCGTAGACCGAGTCGATGACCGGCTGGAGGTCGCCGTCGATGAAGTGGGGGAGCACGTCCGACGCAAACTCCTGCGTGAGCTGGACCTTGTAGGCGAGACTGCGGGAGCGAAGCGTGGTGGCGAACAGCTGCGCTCGCTTTGCCATGAGGGCGCGGAGGTTCACCTGCTCGACCGTACTTCCTCCCAGTGTGGCGAGTTGGATGATGCGGCCATCGAGCGCAAGGGACGAAACGTTCTGGTGGAAGTACGGCGCCCCAATAAAGTCGAGGATGATATCAGCGCCATCCTCCGTGATTTCATCGATTCGCTCCGCAAAGTCTTCCGACTCATAGTCGATCGCCACTTCCGCCCCCAAATCACGACACACCTCATGCTTTGGTGCTGAGGCCGTGACGTACGGATGGGCCTCAGCCAGACGCGCGAGCTGAATGGCGGCAGTGCCTACTCCACTGGCCCCCGCGTGAATGAGCACGTCGTGATCGGATTGTACGCCACCAAGCCAGTGAAGGGCCTGGTACGCCGTCAGGAATACCTCGGGAATCGCGGTCGCCTCCTGCATCGACAGTCCCGGGGGAACCGCCATGAGCCGATCCTTGTGAACGACGGCATACTCGGCATACCCGCCCCCATCGAGCAGCGCAAAGACGCGGTCATTCTCATTCCAGTCTACCACCCGATCCCCGGCCTCGGCCACCGTCCCGGCCATTTCGAGGCCAAGAATCTCGGACGCCCCCTCCGGCGGCGGATAGTGTCCCCGACGCTGGAACGTATCGGCCCGGTTCAGGGCAGTGGCGTGTACCTTCACGAGCACCTCCTCCGATCCGGGCTCGGGCGTCGGGACCTCCCCAATGGTCATGTGCTCGGGATCGCCGTCCTCAGTGACAGTGACAGCACGCATAGCAAAGAGTACAAGGTCGGTACCGAAGAGCAGTGTGTCGTAGACAGAGACATTAACGCGGCATCCAGTCCTCTCCTTCCTCAGACCGCGACGCCAACTCTCGCCGCGCCAGGTCGAGCGCCGCCGTGGCGAAAAGCTGCTTATTGAGCGTCCGATCCTCCACGAAGTGCCGCTTGATGGCCCGCGTCCGATGCGCGTCGGCATAGCCGAGCCAGACAGTGCCCACCGGCTTCTCGTCGGTGCCCCCCGTGGGTCCGGCAATGCCCGTCGTCGCAATGCCAATGTCGACGCCGAGCACCTGCCGTACCCCTTCTGCCATCTGGACGGCCACCGGCTCGCTTACGGCCCCAAACTCGTCAAGCGTCTCGGCCTCCACCCCCAGGATGTCCCGCTTCACACGATTGGCGTAGGACACGACGCTGCCGTCGTAGTAATCGGAGGAGCCGCTCACCCCCGTGAGGCGATGCCCGATGAGCCCACCCGTCGCACTTTCCGCCGAGCCGATGGTCGTTCCAGTGGCTCGAAGCCGATCGCCCAGCACCTCCTCCAGCATCACGTCGCCGGTGCCGATGACGTGCTCGCCCGCCCGCTCGCGGATGCTGGCCTCAAGTTGGTCGAGTTGATTCTCCGCGCCGTCGGGCTTTTCGTTCAGGGTTGTAAGGCGGAGACGCACCCCGTCTGTAGACGGCAGATAGGCCAGGCGAAGATCGTCTGGAAGGGTGTCGACAAGATCGCCGAGGCGCTCTTGCAACGACGACTCGCCGATGCCGGACGTCACGAGCGTCCGATGATGGACTCCTCGCACGTCGTCGCGGGCCTCCAACCGCGGCTGCACCGCTTCTGAGAAAATTCCTTTCATCTCTTCCGGGATGCCGGGCAGAATGACCACGAGACGGGACTGCCCCTCCACCGTTGCCTCGTGCCAGAGCCCCACGGCCGCTCCCACCGGATTCTCCAGCGTCTCGAATCCTTGCGGAACCTGTGCGAGCGTGGGCCCTGACGCGGGCATTTGCCGGCCCCGCCGCTCGTAGTAGCGCCGAATGCGATCGAGGATTGCCTCGTCGGTCTGGAGGGGCGCCTCAAAATAGTCGGCCACCACGTCGCGCGTCACGTCGTCGTGAGTAGGACCGAGGCCGCCCGTAATCACGATCAGATCGGCTCGTCGGGCCGACCGGTCCAGCTCCTCACGCATTCGGTCTGGATCATCTCCCACCGTAACCGTCCGCTCTACCTCCAAGCCCAGCCGACTGAGTCGCTCTCCCAGCCAAGCCGCGTTCGTATTCGTCGTCTGCCCAATAAGCAGTTCATCGCCGATGGTGAGGAGATGGGCGTTCATACGGGGTCGGACGTTGATTGAAATTGTAAAAGCGCTTTCGGTCAGGGAATGCCAGAGGCGATGTTTCTCTTCGCGACCGCTCGTGCTCCCCCTGCTCCTTCGACCTAAGTGGTCTTTTCGATAAGTAAAGATGATTTTCCGAGCGAATGAATGAGACGATTCTCGCAACAGACGGCCAAAAACTGCCTCTGAAGGCCACCTGCGAAAACCATACTTACATCGCGAGAAGGCCACTAAGAGTCCCTATCAAAACCGGGCACGTCCTCCTGACCATCGTGGAAGGAGCTCCCTAAACGTGGCTGCCCGCACCAAGAAGCTTCTTCGACAGGCTCAGAAGGACCTGCTAATCGTTGTTTTGATAGGGACTCTAAGAATACGTCTGTGAA is part of the Salinibacter sp. 10B genome and encodes:
- a CDS encoding metal-dependent hydrolase, which translates into the protein MDSLTQITLGAAVGEAVAGRKAGTNAPLWGAFLGTLPDLDVLANPFLTEAQALAFHRGPSHSLFLTILLTPLIAYGLSRLHTDGPSWQRWSLMVGSVLLTHIGLDCLTSYGTQIFWPFSRTPAIIGSIFIIDPLYTVPLAAGLLGSLRWSPTARSRRWINYAGLALSSAYLLFTLGTKLYVNQVFDRALNAQQLSTTHVFTKPTPLNSLLWTAIAESDDGFYVGYYSILDSEDDIDFRYVPKNHHLLGDAADNPIVERLRWFSRGYFTVQETPDGTLTVQDLRFGRNDLGLTDSGKYIFTFHLRRDAQGTISGFTQKRPEMPLSWSLVRRFVDRIQGQPVSASPIHSLSTDEKTL
- a CDS encoding mechanosensitive ion channel domain-containing protein: MNELFSQGYLSAETLNMAANYLLKGVAFIIILVVGRYIARWVRDLIRGGLDAPGADRTLTKFVGNFAYYGIFLLALFAGLETVGVETASFVAVLAAASFAVGLALQGTLANFAAGIMLLVFRPFSVGDYVDIAGETGFVREIQLFFTQLRTRDNRLIIVPNGDIFGATIENIFAYDEIRVDCDVGTDYPADIDETREVLLDAARSVDDRIEEKGEQAALVELGGSSINWQVRIWAEPDNYFRLKQELTRQVKYKLDEADIGIPFPQMDVHLDELNGEA
- a CDS encoding OsmC family protein; amino-acid sequence: MPTRSADATWEGNLPDGNGTMRMDSGSYEGPFSYRSRFEEGDGTNPEELIAAAHAGCFSMAFSNVLDEEGFSPESVDTTADVTLRMLEDGPAITKIHLTATAHVPDIDNDTFQELAEAAKDGCPVSKALAGSEITLDATLET
- the umuD gene encoding translesion error-prone DNA polymerase V autoproteolytic subunit; this translates as MPLVATPIAQARTDTSIRRPLFLSRVEAGFPSPADDYVETDLDLNNLLIKRESSTFFVRASGGSMTEAGIHNGDVMIVDRALEPEDGSVVVAALDGDLTVKRYRVFSGQPYLVPESDEHDSIPVKAGQELVVWGVVKHVIHEVS
- a CDS encoding Y-family DNA polymerase, giving the protein MSALTPRSFWRRFLPLRPMDTVFALIDCENFYVSCERVFDPSLRTVPLAILSNNDGCIIARSEKIKAAGIPMGAPYFKWEETLDKIGARVRSSNYALYGDMSTRVASILEQDALAVERYSIDECFLTLPALSRQNLWRVGDNIRRKVLRWVGLPIRVGIGPTKTLAKVSDENAKARKKAGMGRGVYVCPDEPTRDDFLQCVPVEDVWGIGPAYEESLTEKGVSTAAEFRALPDPWIRTEMTVVGLRIARELRGHSCLELELVRPDRKTLVRSRSFGQTVETKDHLRQALAKHAQRAAEKLREEDLVARGIEVFITTKRFGAPPHYSNQVAARLGGHTARGTPFVRATRHLLDPIYRSGYGYKKAGVQLYDIRPSRPHQTSLFGRPREEDEDLMNAVDQLNTAYGRNTIHLAATGVAESQEWEMKRQNRSPRYTTRWDELPTATI
- a CDS encoding NAD(P)H-quinone oxidoreductase, with product MRAVTVTEDGDPEHMTIGEVPTPEPGSEEVLVKVHATALNRADTFQRRGHYPPPEGASEILGLEMAGTVAEAGDRVVDWNENDRVFALLDGGGYAEYAVVHKDRLMAVPPGLSMQEATAIPEVFLTAYQALHWLGGVQSDHDVLIHAGASGVGTAAIQLARLAEAHPYVTASAPKHEVCRDLGAEVAIDYESEDFAERIDEITEDGADIILDFIGAPYFHQNVSSLALDGRIIQLATLGGSTVEQVNLRALMAKRAQLFATTLRSRSLAYKVQLTQEFASDVLPHFIDGDLQPVIDSVYDWTEVADAHRRMENNENAGKIVMTVVS
- a CDS encoding competence/damage-inducible protein A, producing the protein MNAHLLTIGDELLIGQTTNTNAAWLGERLSRLGLEVERTVTVGDDPDRMREELDRSARRADLIVITGGLGPTHDDVTRDVVADYFEAPLQTDEAILDRIRRYYERRGRQMPASGPTLAQVPQGFETLENPVGAAVGLWHEATVEGQSRLVVILPGIPEEMKGIFSEAVQPRLEARDDVRGVHHRTLVTSGIGESSLQERLGDLVDTLPDDLRLAYLPSTDGVRLRLTTLNEKPDGAENQLDQLEASIRERAGEHVIGTGDVMLEEVLGDRLRATGTTIGSAESATGGLIGHRLTGVSGSSDYYDGSVVSYANRVKRDILGVEAETLDEFGAVSEPVAVQMAEGVRQVLGVDIGIATTGIAGPTGGTDEKPVGTVWLGYADAHRTRAIKRHFVEDRTLNKQLFATAALDLARRELASRSEEGEDWMPR